Part of the Halorubrum lacusprofundi ATCC 49239 genome, TATTCATTCTGTTTGTTCGGAAAATCACGAATTACTCGGCTTTTAACGAGAAGTAACTATCCCCTACCATACTCTCACGTTTTATTCAAATTTTTGTCTCGGCTCAAAGTGGCTGTAATCAAGAATAGAGCGATCCGCCTCAGCAAATCTTACGTCCCTAGTAGTTTATAGGAAAGTCTTAAGTTAAATAATACTTATTTGTAAATGAAGTCATGTCGAGCCCCGCTAACGATGAACTCGCTACTGTCCTCCTCAAGCGCTATGAGTGTCTCAACGCGCTCATCAACCATCCTCAAGCCAAACCCGAGCTCGTTGACACACTCGATATGCCTCGTTCAACTCTTGATGATGTCGTTCGTGAGCTCGAACAAGCAGATCTCGTCGAGTACAGAGATGGAGACTGGTATTCAACACAGTCAGGCCGGTTAGCCTGTCGTGCACACCGCAACTACCTTGACCAACTCGACAACCTTGGGGATGTTTCGTCAGTGCTGGATTTCATGGACACTGATGAAGAGGTTAGTTGGGCGTTCATCGAAGGTGCGGACACCTACGAGACCCATTCGAGTATTCAGGACGCCGTGATGACTACGCTTCTGGACTTTGTTGAAGTAGCGACCGATGTTCGTGTTGTGACGCCAAACGTCGTTGCCGGGTATGCTGACCGGTTCTACGAAATGGGGATTTCAGGACGAAATGCCACGTTCGAGATGATCATCCCTCCGGAGGTCCATGCGTGGTTTCATTCAACGTACCCGTCGATATCGACAGACGTACTGAACGACCCGGATGTCGATGTCTTGCGTGCGTCCATCCCGTTTTCGTACGGGCTCTCGATTTTCGATCACGACCGCGCAGGGATCACCATCTTCACAGAGCAAGGCATCGCTGGCCTGATCGTCAATGACACCGACGACGCACTCTCATGGGCTGAAAAGCAGTATGAACGCGTGAAACAGAACGCAGACCCGATCCTGCTGCGCGGAGGGTCTATCAAACATCGAATAAATAGTTCAGCGGATCGTTTCTGATCCGAGTTTTAGTTGAGGTACACGTTCTACTCATATCCCAACCGATCCGGGCAAGCGGATACACCGTACAAGGATTGCGGATCTGACACTAGTTTATCAACTTGAGAGAATTTTAACAGACATGGTTACTTCGCCGAACATCCGTCTTCAGTTAAGCAAGAAACCGCGTGACAGCGGCGGCTTATCGAGACATCTTTCGGAAGGAATGAGGAAGCCGAGTTTGTGCCCAACGGCTCCTCATCTCGAATTATGCGTCGGCTCACTACACTGTTTCCCTCCGAGTTCCTCGAAGAGCACGCCGAGGAACTCGGCGTGGTCGAACGTGACCGCAAGCTCCAGATCCCTGCCTTCGTTTGGGCGTTCGTGTTCGGCTTCGCCGCAGGTGAAAGCCGAACACTCGCCGGGTTCAGGCGATCTTACAACTCAACTGCCGATGAGACAATCTCGCCCAGTGGGTTCTATCAGTGGTTGACGCCGACGCTTGCGGAGTACTTCCGCGACCTCGTCGAGCGCGGTCTCGACGAGGTCGCTGTCTCTGATGCTGTTGACGCTGATACCGATCGATTTAGAGACGTGATGGTCGCCGATGGAACGGTGTTGCGGTTACATGAGTTTCTTTCAGATCAGTTCGAAGCCCGCCATGAGGAGCAGGCTGGAGCGAAGCTCCACCTGCTCCACAATGCCACAGAGCAGACGATCGAACGAATCGATACTGCTGACGAGAAAACACACGACAGCACCCTGTTCAAAACAGGGCCATGGCTTGAGAACCGCCTCATGCTGTTCGATCTCGCCTACTTCAAGTACCGCCGGTTTGCGCTGATCGACGAGAACGGCGGCTACTTCGTGAGCCGGCTGAAACAGAACGCGAACCCGGTGATTACGGCAGAATTACGGGAATGGCGCGGCCGCGCCATTCCCTTAGAAGGCAAGCAGCTCCGAACTGTTCTCGACGATCTCGATCGGAAGTACATCGATGTGGAGGTCGAAGTCGAGTTCAAGCGGGGGCCGTACAATGGGACACAGTCGCTGGATACGAAGCGATTTCGCGTCGTCGGCGTCCGCGACGAGGACGCCGACGACTACCACCTGTACATGACGAATTTAGCGAGGAAGGAGTTCTTTCCGGCGGATTTAGCGGAGATCTACCGCTGTCGGTGGGAAGTTGAGTTGCTGTTCCGGGAGCTGAAGACACAGTACGAATTGGACGAGTTCGACACGAGTGACGAACACGTGGTGAGGATCTTATTGTACGCAGCGCTGCTGTCGCTGCTTGTAAGCCGCGATCTGTTAGATCTAGTCACTGAGCAGGCGGATGATGAGCTTGTGTTTCCGACAGAGCGCTGGGCGGCGACCTTTCGGTCGCACGCCCAGCTTATTCTCCACGAACTCGGTGAGTTCCTCGGCTACTCACCACCGCCGCTGCTCGACCGGCTGATCGAAGACGCTCAAAAGATCCACAAGCGACGACCAATCTTACAAGAGACGCTCGCTACCGCTACACAACCGAGATGTGAGGCTTAACTAAAGACGGATGGCCGTACTCAATTGAGCCAGAGTACAGCTTGGGCGAGTTCTACTGCTTTACCGGAATTATATCTGGGTATCTTTCCGATGATCGCGAACTCAACCCGCTGAATGGGAAGTCACTGAGCGATGAGGATTTCCGTCGCATCAGGATGTCCTCCCATGATGTGAAGCGGAAGAAGCCATTTCTCGGGGTGCGGCAATACGTCGATGAAGACGATTATGAGGAGCGGGCTGACCGGTTCATCGAGTACCACGAAGAAATCGTCGACGAGGATCAGTCAGAATAGGATGGTGTTCACTTAGAAACGCCCCTCACGTCGACGTAAGGTAGATTCGCAAGGGGCCACTCGACATTGTGGCGGCTCAAACGCGTTCGTAGTAAGGGGGAGGTCCACCGTTCCAGCACTCACCGTTGTATGCGATGAGTTTCACCTCGCAAGATCGGAGCTTCGCCTCGGTGAATTCTACGATGTCCTCTAGCAGTTCTCCTCGGTTCCGTGGGCAGAAAACGAAACAGGCCGCGTTACCTCATCATCGAGTTTCTGTTCGAGACCAGTTGGGCTCGCCTACCCGTGTTGAGGAAGACACATGACCCGCTCTCGAAATCGAATCCGATCACGGTCAGCCAGTCGTCTCGTTATCGAACGCAACGGCTCCGAAATCACTCATTATCCTCGCCACCAGCGTTCGTCGTGTCTCCGTCGCGGTTGGACAGCTGGTCGACCCTCGTTTCAAGCTCCGCTATGCGTTGCTCGTGTTCGTCAAGACACGTTTCTTGTTCGAGGTCGATGCTGAGCAGCGCCAGCAGGAGTGGATTCTGGTGGTTCAACAGGCCGCTCGCGTCAGCGTGCTCGCGGGCGTACTCGAACAGCCGGTCGAATCGCGGCTGGTCGTGACGCCGCAGTGCCCGGCGAAACTCCGCCCAGCGCTCTTCGATGGCTCGCAGCGCATCCCGGTATGTCGGATTCGTTCGCCCCATCGCTATCGGCCTCCTGTCCCAGTCGCGGTCCACGCATCAAGCAAGGGATCCGCGGTGGCTGCGACCGTCTCACCGTCAGCTGTGACACCCGTCCCGACGCCTTCCGGAGTCGGCGTCGACGGCGCCGGCGTCGTCGGTTCCACGCCGACCTGCGTGGCGCGCGCTGCGAGCAGCTGCCGCCAGTACGCGAACGTCGTCTGGTAGTACGCACCGTCGTCGACGGGATAGACGAGCGTCTCGAAGCCGTCGCCGACGACCCGCGGCCCCATTCGGGTTTGCTCGCACTCCAGGTGGTGGTCGGCTGCCGTCACGCCCGACGCTGTGAAGTCGTTGCGCTTGGTCCGGGTGACTAGCACGGGGATGTCGTACCCGTCGGCGTAGGTCGCCAACCGGGCGAGCGTTCGGGTCTGAAGCGTTTCCGCGTGTGTTTCCCCGAGGGTATCGTCGGCCCGATACTGGATGTCGACGGCCGGCGCGACGATGAGCGAGGGGGTGTGTGGCGATTCATCGTCATTCTCCGTAGGTTGTCGATTTCGAAGACTATCGTCGGACGTCGATTCTTGAATGGACTGATTCACCGCCGTCGGGAGATCAGAGACGGCGCCGTAGTGCTGGTAGGCGGTAAAGCCGCGTGCGACGTGGATCCGGTCAAGTAGCCGCCGGCTGGGAGCAATTTGGGAGAGCGTTGTTGTTGTCGCGTGTCCGTTTGCGTCGACCCAGAAGGCGGGCCCGGCGTGCAGGAGGAGATGATCGAGCACGAGCGACTGCAGAATCGGGACGCCGCGACCGCCCTCCACATCGAGGAGGGTGACGCCGTCCTTGAGGGAAGGAAGTAGCATATCGTCCGTAGCTGGATCGGCTTGGTCAGCAAGGGATCGATTGCGGTCAGCGCCCCGTGTCGGCTGCTCCACTGCCAATCGGTTCGACATCGAGTGTTCTCCCATACTTGACTAGAGGTCCACAATCCCGATAAGCCGCGGCGTGGCGCTTCCGCGTTTCAGGGAAGGCACGAGATAGATGGTGGCCCATCCTCAGTCGTTGTGTTTTGTGGACGATTGACTGTTTCCGAGAACGTTTCCAGAATGACCTTGTTAATTACCCAAGTAGTAATGGGTCTTCGCTGTCACGGTGAACCCGCGCGATGAACTGATCTCCAGCCACTAAGCAACAGCAGGAGCGCAGCCAATAATATCCTGCGAAACAGTTATATCTAACTACCGACAAAACATCCCTATATGAGTGATGACGAGCAGGAGCAGGAAGTCGACAATCGAACAATCCGAGGTAATTCTAAAAAACGGACGACAGACGGCGAGTTTTCCAAGTCCCGCTCTCGCGACCTCGACGAAGCCCTCGGAGGTGAGCGAGAGGTCCCCGAGGACGCGGAGCACGTCACAATGGCCCCCGAACACGTCCCGATGCAGATGCGAACAGACGACGAGTCGAATTCCGAAGACGAGTAGAGAACCGATCGGATGCCAGCGCTCTCTCCAGAGAACGTCCTTCTATCGCTAATCGTCGTTGCACCCGGCTTCATTGCAGTCTACACCGCTATTATCATCGGAGGCCTCGAAGAATCACTCTCGGACGGACGACTACTCGGCGCGAGTATCGCAGCGGCGTTCATTATCGATCCGCTATTCTTCTGGGGCTACACGCTGTTCGGTGGGGAGATCACTGACCCAACAGCAGCGGTTAGATTGTTTTTCGAAGGAGGATTCAGGCCAGAGCGAGTTCTCATACTCGCACTTCTCTCTGTAGCAGTCGGAGTCGTCGGTGCCGTGGCCGTCAGTGGCGATTTCGCGTATGCCGCTCGCGAAAGACTTCAACGACGGTTTGACGTGAATAGTCATCCACACCAGCCCTGGGTGGGATCGCTAAAAACGGCGAACATCGTTCGAGTGTTGACCACTGAGTCGTGGTTCCAGGGATACATCGCTGAGTGGAGTGAGTCGGGGAATGAACGGCAAATCGCTCTAGGTTACCCTGCAGAGTGGGATGGAGACGGTTGGTCAAAGATGGGTTTAACAAAAATACTTCTCTTTGAAGAGGACATCGAACAGATTCAAGTCGTGAATGAGGTTGATTCAGAAGGAAGGAGAACACACCCCGCTGGCGACAGCGAGGACAATGAAGCCGATGATGATCCTGACTCCGAGTGACACCAGAAGTGATTCCTTGGCGTGGCTGTCCGTTTCTTCGAAGCCCCGGTGCTCGATGAACTCGACGAAGTCAGCCTTGGAGTCCGGCGCGACGACGATATCGAGGTCCGTAGAGAAGCGAGCATTGGACGCTGAGACAGCGTATCCCCCCACAAGGACGTACTCGTGCCCCGCTTGCGTGAGCTCCTCGAACAGTTCGATGAGCGCGTCACTTCGGTTATGGAAGCTATGTCTGTGCCCGTTCTGTCTCCCGATACGTGACGCCGAGGTCGAGGTCCTCGTACATCCGGTCGAGCATCGCCAGCCCCGACTGGAATTGGGCGTAGTTCTCACGCATATACTCGATCGTCTCGTCTCTCGGGATCACCGGGTAGCCTTCAACGTGCTCGATGTCGAGTGAGGGGCGTGGCTCGAGAACGATCTGCAGGCGACCATCGATCTCGTCGCTGGGCTGGCGCTCGAAGGCGGTTGGTAGCCCGAAGGGTGCGAAGAACGTCTCCCAGGCGTCGATGTCCTGCTCGCGAACAGCGATGAATATCGGGTAATCGTCGGGATCGCGGCTGACTTGGTAGCCGCCTTGGGTCCACACGTAGACGGCGTCGACCCGCGTAAACGCGAATGGCCACTCACCGAACTGTGGGATGACGTAGGCCTCCTCGATGGAGGGTGGACTGACGCCGGCGCTGGCAGCGACGAGCTCGCGGGCAGCGTCGCGGACGTGCTCGTCGACGACTGAGAGCCCTTCGTCATAGGTGACGTAGCCTGCGTCTTCGAGTCGGTTGACGGCCTGTCTCACCGTCTCGTACGGTGTGTGGAGATGCTGCGCGACACAACGGATGGAGTCACCACTCTCGATGGCGAGGAGGACCTGGGCCGCCGTGTGGTCGAGCATTTCGTGCTTCTGGTAGTTACCAATAAACCGGTAACAGTTAAAATCCTTACTTGATCCACTATTTTTCAAGCCTGCTCTTCACTCTGTGACATCCCTGTCGCGTATTGCTCAACTAAATCGACTACATCGTAGACGTGAATTCCCGTTTTGAACCACAGCACTCGATCGGCGGCGCTCCCGAACTCCTCGCTCGCACAATCCAGTTGCTCCGAGACAGCCAGCACGAAATTGTCGGCCTCCACCTTTCGAATCTTCTCCAGTTTCGCGTCCAGATATTCGGGCGTCCAGAAGCCGACAATCTCGAGGATCGCACGCCTGCCATCGGGATGTTCGATCGCGAAGTCGGGAATCATCACCTCAGCACCTAGGTCGAAGACATCGTCTTCCCGCACCAACTTCCAGTCCGTATTCGCTCGCTCCCATTTATCGGCGAGCGTCCGCTCGACGTCGCTATCGAACTGGTCGCCCGCGCTGT contains:
- a CDS encoding helix-turn-helix domain-containing protein, encoding MLDHTAAQVLLAIESGDSIRCVAQHLHTPYETVRQAVNRLEDAGYVTYDEGLSVVDEHVRDAARELVAASAGVSPPSIEEAYVIPQFGEWPFAFTRVDAVYVWTQGGYQVSRDPDDYPIFIAVREQDIDAWETFFAPFGLPTAFERQPSDEIDGRLQIVLEPRPSLDIEHVEGYPVIPRDETIEYMRENYAQFQSGLAMLDRMYEDLDLGVTYRETERAQT
- a CDS encoding DUF6338 family protein, which produces MPALSPENVLLSLIVVAPGFIAVYTAIIIGGLEESLSDGRLLGASIAAAFIIDPLFFWGYTLFGGEITDPTAAVRLFFEGGFRPERVLILALLSVAVGVVGAVAVSGDFAYAARERLQRRFDVNSHPHQPWVGSLKTANIVRVLTTESWFQGYIAEWSESGNERQIALGYPAEWDGDGWSKMGLTKILLFEEDIEQIQVVNEVDSEGRRTHPAGDSEDNEADDDPDSE
- a CDS encoding helix-turn-helix transcriptional regulator produces the protein MSSPANDELATVLLKRYECLNALINHPQAKPELVDTLDMPRSTLDDVVRELEQADLVEYRDGDWYSTQSGRLACRAHRNYLDQLDNLGDVSSVLDFMDTDEEVSWAFIEGADTYETHSSIQDAVMTTLLDFVEVATDVRVVTPNVVAGYADRFYEMGISGRNATFEMIIPPEVHAWFHSTYPSISTDVLNDPDVDVLRASIPFSYGLSIFDHDRAGITIFTEQGIAGLIVNDTDDALSWAEKQYERVKQNADPILLRGGSIKHRINSSADRF
- a CDS encoding IS4 family transposase: MRRLTTLFPSEFLEEHAEELGVVERDRKLQIPAFVWAFVFGFAAGESRTLAGFRRSYNSTADETISPSGFYQWLTPTLAEYFRDLVERGLDEVAVSDAVDADTDRFRDVMVADGTVLRLHEFLSDQFEARHEEQAGAKLHLLHNATEQTIERIDTADEKTHDSTLFKTGPWLENRLMLFDLAYFKYRRFALIDENGGYFVSRLKQNANPVITAELREWRGRAIPLEGKQLRTVLDDLDRKYIDVEVEVEFKRGPYNGTQSLDTKRFRVVGVRDEDADDYHLYMTNLARKEFFPADLAEIYRCRWEVELLFRELKTQYELDEFDTSDEHVVRILLYAALLSLLVSRDLLDLVTEQADDELVFPTERWAATFRSHAQLILHELGEFLGYSPPPLLDRLIEDAQKIHKRRPILQETLATATQPRCEA